The following coding sequences lie in one Candidatus Binatia bacterium genomic window:
- a CDS encoding molybdopterin-dependent oxidoreductase produces MQQAPATATHLHTCPLCEANCNLAITTRGREVVAVRGDDEDPFSRGYICPKAPALAQLHADPDRLRTPLIRRGNDWHEATWDEAFAEIDRRLNAILEKHGRNAVAIYLGNPSAHHLGMGLYGRVLIRALGTRNVFTASTVDQMPKQISAGLMFGSALSVPVPDVDRTDYLLILGANPLVSNGSLMTAPDMKGRLRALRARGGRCVVIDPRRTRTAQEADEHHFIRPGTDALLLFAMVHVLFEENLARPGALEPLVVGIERVEELARAFSPERVAPACGIDAATIRRLARELASAKTAAVYARIGTCTQEFGTLTSWLVDVLNVLTGNLDRPGGAMFPKGAAGAANTLGEPGRGKGIRLGRWKSRVRGIPEVLGEIPVVCLAEEIETPGEGQVRGLITIAGNPALSTPNGARLSRALATLDFMVSVDIYLNETTRHAHVILPGPSPLEQGHFPLAFTQLSVRNFARYSRPVFDMPDGQMPEWRILLRLAGIVSGQGSNADVDALDDFVFEQQLEKALGPHSPAHGRDADTVRRALAHRRGPERMLDLMLRTGPYGDGFGARAGLTLDQLEASGRAADLGALTPRLPDLLRTPSGKIELAPEPLVADVARLESRLDEIARRDGESLLLVGRRDLRSNNSWMHNVPSLVSGKERCTLHLHPVDARRLGLADGELVLLSSRAGSVEVPVEVTENVMPGVVSLPHGWGHDEEGVRLRVARSVAGANSNRLAEEDRFDPLSGNAVLNGIEVRVERAQRAGAAA; encoded by the coding sequence ATGCAGCAAGCACCCGCGACGGCGACGCATCTGCACACCTGCCCCCTCTGCGAGGCGAACTGCAACCTCGCGATCACGACGCGCGGACGCGAGGTGGTCGCGGTCCGCGGCGACGACGAGGACCCGTTCAGCCGCGGCTACATCTGTCCGAAGGCGCCCGCGCTCGCGCAGCTCCACGCCGACCCCGACCGTCTCCGCACGCCGCTCATCCGCCGCGGCAACGACTGGCACGAGGCCACCTGGGACGAAGCGTTCGCCGAGATCGACCGGCGTCTGAACGCCATCCTCGAGAAGCACGGGCGCAACGCGGTCGCGATCTATCTCGGCAACCCGTCGGCGCACCACCTCGGGATGGGGCTCTACGGGCGCGTGCTGATCCGCGCGCTCGGGACGCGCAACGTCTTCACGGCGAGCACCGTCGACCAGATGCCGAAGCAGATCTCGGCCGGCCTGATGTTCGGCAGCGCGCTCAGCGTCCCGGTCCCGGACGTCGACCGCACGGACTACCTGCTGATCCTCGGCGCGAACCCGCTGGTGTCGAACGGCAGCCTGATGACCGCGCCCGACATGAAGGGACGCCTGCGCGCGCTGCGCGCGCGCGGCGGACGCTGCGTGGTGATCGATCCGCGTCGTACGCGCACCGCGCAGGAGGCCGACGAGCACCACTTCATCCGCCCGGGAACGGACGCGCTGCTGCTGTTCGCGATGGTGCACGTGCTGTTCGAGGAGAACCTCGCGCGTCCGGGCGCGCTCGAGCCGCTCGTCGTGGGCATCGAGCGCGTCGAGGAGCTCGCGCGCGCGTTCTCGCCCGAGCGCGTCGCACCGGCGTGCGGCATCGACGCCGCGACCATCCGCCGTCTCGCGCGCGAGCTCGCGTCGGCCAAGACGGCCGCCGTCTACGCGCGCATCGGCACCTGCACGCAGGAGTTCGGCACGCTCACGAGCTGGCTCGTCGACGTGCTCAACGTCCTGACCGGCAACCTCGACCGTCCTGGCGGCGCGATGTTCCCCAAGGGAGCGGCCGGCGCGGCGAACACGCTCGGCGAGCCGGGGCGCGGCAAGGGGATCCGCCTCGGGCGCTGGAAGAGCCGCGTGCGCGGCATCCCGGAGGTGCTGGGCGAGATTCCCGTCGTCTGCCTCGCCGAGGAGATCGAGACGCCGGGCGAGGGTCAGGTCCGCGGGCTCATCACGATCGCCGGCAACCCCGCGCTCAGCACGCCGAACGGCGCTCGCCTCTCGCGCGCGCTCGCGACGCTCGACTTCATGGTGAGCGTCGACATCTACCTCAACGAGACCACGCGGCACGCGCACGTGATCCTGCCGGGTCCGTCGCCGCTCGAGCAGGGGCACTTCCCGCTCGCCTTCACGCAGCTCTCGGTGCGCAACTTCGCGCGCTACTCGCGTCCGGTGTTCGACATGCCCGACGGGCAGATGCCCGAGTGGCGCATCCTGCTGCGGCTCGCCGGCATCGTCTCCGGACAGGGATCGAACGCGGACGTCGACGCGCTCGACGACTTCGTCTTCGAGCAGCAGCTCGAGAAGGCGCTCGGCCCGCACTCGCCCGCGCACGGTCGCGACGCGGACACGGTGCGCCGCGCGCTCGCGCATCGTCGCGGCCCCGAGCGCATGCTCGACCTGATGCTGCGCACGGGTCCGTACGGCGACGGCTTCGGCGCGCGCGCTGGCTTGACGCTCGACCAGCTCGAGGCGAGCGGCCGCGCGGCGGACCTCGGCGCGCTGACGCCGCGCCTGCCGGATCTGCTGCGCACGCCGTCGGGCAAGATCGAGCTCGCGCCCGAGCCGCTGGTCGCCGACGTCGCGCGGCTGGAGTCGCGTCTCGACGAGATCGCGCGCCGCGACGGCGAGAGCCTGCTGCTCGTCGGGCGGCGCGACCTGCGCTCGAACAACTCGTGGATGCACAACGTGCCGAGCCTCGTCTCGGGCAAGGAGCGCTGCACGCTGCACCTCCACCCGGTGGACGCGCGCCGGCTCGGCCTCGCCGACGGCGAGCTGGTGCTCCTGAGCTCGCGCGCCGGCAGCGTCGAGGTCCCGGTCGAGGTGACCGAGAACGTCATGCCGGGCGTGGTCAGCCTGCCGCACGGCTGGGGTCACGACGAGGAGGGCGTGCGGCTGCGCGTCGCGCGCTCGGTCGCCGGCGCGAACAGCAACCGACTCGCGGAGGAGGACCGCTTCGACCCGCTGTCGGGCAACGCGGTGCTGAACGGCATCGAGGTGCGGGTCGAGCGCGCGCAGCGCGCGGGCGCCGCGGCCTGA
- a CDS encoding CoA ester lyase has translation MSPSRETKPGTPRLRRSLLFVPGDDRHKMEKSLSAGADSLIFDLEDAVVPAHKAAAREMVRDALKELDFRGAEKLVRINPLETGLTLDDLTVTMAGHPDGYVIPKVRSEDDVRFIDRALANFEALVGREQGSVRLVLLATETPEGILNIRRVAQASLRSTAMMWASEDLSNALGSRRSRKPDGSLPDVFQFARSACLLAAAAAGMDPLDMPYFDFHDAEGLEREAQEAADLGFTGKAAIHPAQVPIINRVFVPSEEEVAEANALLAAATEAFARGQAAFVYKGAMVDAPHINRARKIVARAAAAQGHAAS, from the coding sequence ATGAGCCCGTCCCGCGAAACCAAGCCAGGAACGCCGCGTCTGCGACGCTCGCTGCTGTTCGTCCCCGGCGACGACCGGCACAAGATGGAGAAGTCGCTCAGCGCCGGCGCGGACTCGCTGATCTTCGACCTCGAGGACGCCGTCGTCCCGGCGCACAAGGCGGCCGCGCGCGAGATGGTGCGCGACGCGCTGAAGGAGCTCGACTTCCGCGGCGCCGAGAAGCTCGTGCGCATCAACCCGCTCGAGACCGGTCTCACGCTCGACGACCTGACGGTCACGATGGCGGGCCACCCCGACGGCTACGTCATCCCGAAGGTGCGCAGCGAGGACGACGTCCGCTTCATCGACCGCGCGCTCGCCAACTTCGAGGCGCTGGTCGGCCGCGAGCAGGGCTCCGTCCGCCTCGTGCTGCTCGCGACCGAGACGCCGGAGGGCATCCTCAACATCCGCCGCGTCGCGCAGGCGAGCCTGCGCTCGACGGCGATGATGTGGGCGAGCGAGGACCTGTCGAACGCGCTCGGCTCGCGCCGCTCGCGCAAGCCGGACGGCTCGCTGCCCGACGTCTTCCAGTTCGCGCGCTCCGCTTGCCTCCTCGCCGCCGCGGCGGCCGGCATGGACCCGCTCGACATGCCGTACTTCGACTTCCACGACGCCGAGGGGCTCGAGCGCGAGGCGCAGGAAGCGGCGGATCTCGGCTTCACCGGCAAGGCCGCGATCCACCCGGCGCAGGTCCCGATCATCAATCGCGTTTTCGTGCCGAGCGAGGAGGAGGTCGCGGAGGCCAACGCGCTCCTCGCGGCAGCGACCGAGGCGTTTGCGCGCGGCCAGGCGGCGTTCGTCTACAAGGGCGCCATGGTCGACGCGCCGCACATCAACCGCGCGCGAAAGATCGTCGCGCGCGCCGCCGCCGCGCAGGGCCACGCGGCGAGCTGA
- a CDS encoding MaoC family dehydratase: MAGKMFEDLPVGATFRHEPSRTVTETDNLLITTLTMNTQPLHLDAEYAKTTEFGRPLVNSMFTLALVVGLSVSDTTLGTTVGNLGFEKVEFPKPVFVGDTITVTTTVLEARRSKSRPEVGIVLFEHVGTNQRGEIVCRAKRYAMMRARTVPA; encoded by the coding sequence ATGGCGGGAAAGATGTTCGAGGATCTTCCGGTGGGCGCGACCTTCCGGCACGAGCCGAGCCGGACGGTGACCGAAACCGACAACCTGCTCATCACCACGCTGACCATGAACACGCAGCCGCTGCACCTCGACGCGGAGTACGCCAAGACGACCGAGTTCGGGCGCCCGCTGGTGAACAGCATGTTCACGCTCGCGCTGGTGGTGGGGCTGTCGGTCTCCGACACGACGCTCGGCACGACGGTCGGCAACCTCGGCTTCGAGAAGGTCGAGTTCCCGAAGCCGGTGTTCGTCGGCGACACGATCACGGTGACGACGACGGTGCTCGAAGCGCGGCGCTCGAAGTCGCGTCCGGAGGTCGGCATCGTGCTCTTCGAGCACGTCGGCACGAACCAGCGCGGCGAGATCGTGTGTCGTGCAAAGCGCTACGCGATGATGCGCGCGCGCACCGTGCCCGCCTGA
- a CDS encoding GNAT family N-acetyltransferase: MASPGEEPKIFTLRILTQLANDVRREEWDALAAGESPFLEWGWLATLEEARCVGGRTGWSPQHLALFEDDRLVAACPLYLKTNSEGEFVFDYAWANAAYGAGIEYYPKMLVGVPFTPVEGRRFLVAPHLDRRAVVRMLGQALRDLCEENEVSSVHVNFCTEDEAEVLRELGFAERVGFQYKWRNRGYATFDDYLAALRHKRRKEVKRERRELAEQGIEIVAHVGDEIPDALFPRMYELYLTTVDKYVYGRRYLTRRFFEMLPQRFRHNLCFITARRGGELVAGTFNVQKGGALYGRYWGTHEELRFLHFNVCYYATIEHCIAHGMERFEPGAGGEFKWLRGFDPEPTRSMHWLRDPRLAAAVQRFVQAERREIDRVRRAMLEQSQLKRQATDGES, encoded by the coding sequence GTGGCGTCGCCCGGCGAAGAACCGAAGATCTTCACGCTGCGCATCCTCACCCAGCTCGCCAACGACGTTCGCCGCGAGGAGTGGGACGCGCTCGCGGCCGGCGAGTCGCCGTTCCTCGAGTGGGGCTGGCTCGCGACGCTCGAGGAAGCGCGCTGCGTCGGCGGACGCACCGGCTGGAGCCCGCAGCACCTCGCGCTGTTCGAGGACGATCGCCTGGTCGCGGCCTGCCCGCTCTACCTCAAGACCAACAGCGAGGGAGAGTTCGTCTTCGACTACGCGTGGGCGAACGCCGCCTACGGCGCGGGGATCGAGTACTACCCGAAGATGCTGGTCGGCGTGCCGTTCACGCCGGTCGAGGGACGCCGCTTCCTGGTCGCGCCGCACCTCGACCGCCGCGCCGTCGTCCGCATGCTCGGTCAAGCGCTGCGCGACCTGTGCGAGGAGAACGAGGTCTCCTCGGTGCACGTCAACTTCTGCACCGAGGACGAGGCGGAGGTGCTGCGCGAGCTCGGCTTCGCCGAGCGGGTCGGGTTCCAGTACAAGTGGCGCAACCGCGGCTACGCGACCTTCGACGACTACCTCGCGGCGCTACGCCACAAGCGGCGCAAGGAGGTGAAGCGCGAGCGGCGCGAGCTCGCCGAGCAGGGGATCGAGATCGTCGCGCACGTTGGCGACGAGATCCCGGACGCGCTCTTCCCTCGGATGTACGAGCTCTATCTGACGACCGTCGACAAGTACGTCTACGGTCGCAGGTACTTGACGCGGCGGTTCTTCGAGATGCTCCCGCAGCGCTTTCGCCACAACCTGTGCTTCATCACGGCGCGGCGGGGTGGTGAGCTCGTCGCGGGGACGTTCAACGTGCAGAAGGGCGGGGCGCTCTACGGCCGCTACTGGGGAACGCACGAGGAGCTGCGCTTCCTGCACTTCAACGTATGTTACTACGCGACCATCGAGCACTGCATCGCGCACGGGATGGAGCGCTTCGAGCCGGGCGCGGGCGGCGAGTTCAAGTGGCTGCGGGGATTCGACCCGGAGCCGACGCGCAGCATGCACTGGCTGCGCGATCCGCGGCTCGCCGCCGCGGTGCAACGCTTCGTCCAGGCGGAGCGTCGCGAGATCGATCGCGTGCGGCGCGCGATGCTCGAGCAGAGCCAGCTCAAACGTCAAGCAACGGACGGCGAGAGCTGA